The Lytechinus pictus isolate F3 Inbred chromosome 8, Lp3.0, whole genome shotgun sequence nucleotide sequence aaaatgatgttattcTTAATCTCACCTCGTACGTAAGTAGGCCCTAGGCCTATAGTGATTTTAATCCAGCGTGCTGGTGCAGTCACAGTTGGCTACTTGGCTAGCGCTACACTACTCTCAGCCACAGCAGCGTGgccagtgaaaaaaaatcaaattatgccAGAGGAGCAGCGAAATTATGCTTAATCGCGAAATATTATGCCAAACCGTTTTGGaccctaggattttccacaaaggggggggggggggggggggcaaaaccgtccgccaaaaaatttgacaagcaaaaaaaaaaaaaaaaaaaaaaaaggtcttcaatcttCAAATAGATCAAAATTGTGCTAAATATGCTATTATTATGCCAGATTCTTTGCTTAAAAAAGCCTAATTATATGCCCCAAATTATGCTTAAAGGGTCGAAATTATGCCAGAAAGCATAATTTATGCCAGTTCTGGCAACATTGAGCCACAGGCGCAGGCGCTAGGCAGGCAGGAAATATATGCTGCACGTGATACCGTCATGTCCACCAGGCCCCGTacccagaaaaaatgttgatttgaataaaaagagaaaaaacaaacaagtaTATAAAGGGCataagatgaagaagaagaaaggaagaaaaagaagaagaaaggaagaaaaagaagaagaaaggaaggaagaaaaagaagaggaggaagtagaaggaaaagaagaaaaagtagataaaaataaagaagaagaaaaaagaagagaatataaagagaaaaaccAAAGCATAAGGGGcataataaagaagaagaaaaagaagaggaggaattagaaggaaaagaagagagtACATGAAGAATAtaaggaggaagaagatgaaCAAAAAGGAGAATAGGAAGGAGAGGAGCAGAAGAAAAGACAACAAAGAGatgaaggaggaggaaaagaagaaagtagaactagaagaagaatataaagaggaagaagatgaagaaaaaggaggacgagacaaagaagaaaaagaagaagagaaagaagaaagataagacCACAGAgtagaggagaaagaagaagagaaaggagggagagaagaaggaaatggagaaagagaaggacAAAAAAGAGCAAGGACAGACAATTGGAGACACAGATAAAGAAGAGGAGGATTTTGTTTCATGTAACACCGAGGAAAAATTCATGTGTCATATGGTCCCCTCATTTACATACCAACCAGAATATGTATAACCCCGGGGCCGGGGTATAACTAAATCTTGAAATGCTGAATCTTTCTtattatattgataaaattaaCATTAAAGTTAGTGTTTGCTCAAGTTGATGGTACAATTAACAAGTGCATTCTTGGGTTTATGGGAAAATGTGGTACATAGATGAGTAGATATGGAAAGCGCACACGAGACAAGGGGTGggatcatcataaccatcaccaccatcatcatctttattccaaactccattattatcattggtgtTCTAAACAGCACTGCATGGCGTATAAAGATGGGgcttgcaaagaaaaaaaagagagaacaggaaagaagggtgaaatatacaatttttgaatatcatctaaaaatctaccacaaaattgaattttcgaaataaaaatatcaaaatgtttgCTCTCTCACAACTTTTAATGTGATACGTCTTATCTAGCCCCTAAaatttgttggctcattacgccactgcttaaCAGCACCTCCATATTCAAATTGTTACCACCAAaactatcattatcaccattacaggaaaccaaaatacaagGAGAGAATCCATCTCATCAGAATGAACAGGAACAATCTAAAAACTACAAAATGGCCGATtctgtggacaactctccatttgttttgtacacaaattttcagatttccccCTTACATAATTCACATTATAGcttctcctgaccttgacatatagGGTGTGAATTACTGTATATTTTCTCATGACATATGTTATGCTCAGGAggcaaaatgcaatttaaaagattaaaaaatctgaaaaatttgggtacaaaacaaatttagagTTATCCACAAAATCTGCAATTCTAAGAGACGGTGGCCAATTTCATAGAAAGTACAAGAATTTTTAaatgtccataacttgcttattttattaccgattttgatgaaactcgttttaaattgttcttctcattttactctttccagtAAGATCGCCTTTCTTGTTGGGATTTGGTTTCCTGTATACTTGCTTTCAAATCTGACAATCATGCATGAGCTCTCACGCAATAAGAGTCTTATGAGAAAatccaataagccagttcgtagttccattctgcgcatgatcagagaaaggtcatttgtactaaaagtggcatggtggtttaaaatttaatgagataagcaccaactttggtgtcttgattattcatatattcttttcaattgtgtttttcatttgcatCCACAAAGAACAATAATGCGtccacgactggtatttcactgcagtttgccaagtacattgtacaacatgctataatatgcattcaaagtagaaatgcaacaaataccttcatggagTCTTCAATggtgtactattctagtcacctggtataattcaatttcttcatcctgctatgtaaggcatgcatatgttatatcctgctttgaaatctgcctatcataatgaaataaatgaaaggccatttgaccaaaattgtccctgatgtaactacgaactggtctattcatATAGTTTCATCCTTTGGCTTCTTTAATGATGCAACatgatacaaaaatataatttattacccatattcaattcaattcatttaatttcactcgataaaaataacatatatacaggtaaataagaaatacataataGCAAGAAAGGACAAAACAaagtaatgaaaatgatttacaGTAAATATTGTACAAAACAGGCTTCGAGTGTTGACTGGCATTAAAGATCTGTTGGATCTTAGAAGTTCAAGCccattaaagaaataaaaagatgggATACATAATAGAACATACAAAGACAAACACAAACAAggtaaaaacaaacattaacaaAGTTAAATGAAGTGTTTGCCTTTCTAGAAAAAATTATAGAATAAAGTTAAAGGACGAGCGTATGTCGAGTGTCACAGAAAAATGACAGGTGAAGTGAGACTTGGTGTAGGAGAAGGGCAAACACAGAAATTATAGTCATGTTACAATTACTAGTTGTTATTGAATGAGAACATTGTTAACCGAGTCTTTTTTGTACTGACGTTGAAGACTATTTAGGGATAAACTATTTTTAAGTGTAGGGGGAAGAGAGATCCATAATTTGGGACCTGAAcacattccattttttttagtaaaagtAGTACGGACGGAGGGCATGTGAAAATCAAATTGACTACGGGTTTGGTGAGAATGGGTAGTAGTATTGAGAAAAAATATCTGCTTAGTGATTCAGGAATTATCTTTTTGTGGCAAGAATACATAAATGATTCTAGGGATAGTTTATAAATGTCAAATACACTTGAGTTTTAATCTTTTGAAAAGGACACTAGAGTGAGCATTAAATGAAGTTTTTCACATTATTCTCACTgctattttctgtaatttaaaTAATCTGAACATATTTAGGTTATTGTTGGCTGTGGTGGCCCATACAACATTACAATAAGTTAAATATGGATAAACCATTGTATAATAAAGGTTGAGTAATATGTTTTGTGGAAGgaaatttaatttatattcattacacctatatttcttgaaataacCGAACATAAATAATCAAAGAGATTGAAAACAGGAGAGTTCATCGTCAAGTTGGATGCCAAGAATCATAAAACATAAAACTAACACACAATTATGTTACAATACGTTAAATACATAATCCAATTTGTACCATTAAAGACCGCTATGCACAGTGGTTTCACAAGGTTTTGGTGATGAGTGGGGGGGCATAATGACGATCTTCATAAGGCTGTTGTACAAAATTCCATATTTGAGCCcccattaacccccccccccccccggcaaacATCGCCGGCCATGAAGACTCGCTTCAAAATATTAGCGCTTCTTCATTTTACATTCATAAACGCTGCCATTGTTACTATATACACAACCCTCATTCATCAAATGTCACAAAGAGGTCTTTAAAAGATATGAACAGATTACTAACATTGCTTGACAAGTTGGTTttacatattcatatttttgtccACATTGCTGTAAATGCATTTTGGTAATCTTTTCTCTATCAAATCTTTGGCCTCACCTTACCAATTTTAGTGAGTTATAAGAATCATGTTACGGTTGCTCACGTTTCATATAGTCCAAACAATATTCTTAGCACTATCTTAATAGAATAGACATTACACTTTATTCGTTAAGGATAATACCTTCTTGCTGACTTTCCTCATAGGGAACATGGCAGAACTAGAACTGAATATagaatcataataataataataataataaatacacactgtaaaaagtgaagtgctaatttagcacttacagtgcttgtatagtgactgcagtcactgcactacgagtgctgattttctagtttaaatttgaactagaaaatcagcactcgcagtgcagtcactatacaagcactgtaagtgctacattagcacttcattttttacagtgcagacATAAAATGCTATAATTATCCCATTGCTCAATAAGAGAGCAGCGCTGACCACAATCAAAACCCTTTACAATCGTGTTTGGATAGGAAATATAAGAGTACACTTATGTGAAAAATTTTTACAATGTGAACATTCATAACGTTTTTCTCCCGTGTGTGTTAGCAGATGATTTTGTAGATTGTTGTATTGTGAAAATTTCTTCTTGCAATGTGGACATTCATAAGGTTTTTCACTTGTGTGCACAAGCAGATGGTTATTGAGATTACTcctttgtgaaaatttattttcacaatGTGAGCATTCATAAGGCCTTTCTCCTGCGTGTGTATTAGTAAATGAGATTTGTCATGACTCTTCTGTGAAAATTTCTTTTCACAATGTTCAAATTCATAAtgtttttctcctgtgtgtgtaAGCAGATGATGTGcaaatttctttttacaatacatgtatgaacattCATTAGGTTTATCACAAGTGAAAGCAGATAAGTGTTGAGAGTACTCCTTTGAACAAATTTCTTTCTACAATGTGAAAATTCAtacgttttttttcttctgtgtgTTACAAAATGAGATTTGAgctgacttttaaaaaaataattcttgtCACAATGTTAACATTCATAAGGTTTTtttcttgtgtgtgtgtggagatgaatttttaaagaactTATCAATGCAAATCTCTTTTTACAGAATGAACAGTCAAATTTTTTATCTCCTTTGTGAGTCAAAAGATGGCATTCAAGATCTCTCTTCTGTGAAAATCCTTTCTCACAGTAGTCACATCCATGCAGTGCATTGACAGATGACCATCCAGACTATTTTTACTCATGAACATTCATGAGATTTTATTCCTGCGTGTGTGTTAGAAGATTTTTAAGTTACACTTTAGTGAAAATTTCTTTTCACAGTGTGAACAATCATAAGGTTTTTCACTAGAATGGGTTGCAAGATGGATATTTAGATCGGTTTTCTGTGCGaatttcttttcacaatatGAACAATCATGAGGTctttctcctgtgtgtgttaGGAGATGTTTGTTGAGAGCACTCCTATGTATAAATTTCTTTTCACAGTTTTCACATTCAAAAGGGTTTTCTCCAGTGTGTGTTAGGAGATGGTGTTTGAGAGTAGTCACTTGTGAAAATGTCTTCTCACAGTGTGAACAATCATAAGGTTTTTCACCTGTGTGTGTTAGGAGATGGTTGCTGAGAGAACTCCTTTGTGAAAATTTCTTTCCACAATGTGAACATTCATGAGGTTTTTCTTCTGTGCGTGTTAGCAGATGAGTGTTGAGAGTACTcctttgtgaaaatttattttcacaatGTGAACATTCATAAGTTTTTCCTCCTGTGTGTGTCAGAAGATGTCTATTAAAGTTACTCTTATCTGAAAATTTCTTTTCGCAATATGAACATTCATAAGTTTTTTTCTCTTATGTGTGTAAGAAGATGTCTATTTAACTTAAACGTATGTGAAAATTTCTTTACACAGTATGAACATTCATAGGGTTTTTCACCAGTATGGTTTGAAAGATGGATATTTAGATCGGTTTTCCGAGCAAATTTCTTTTCACAATGAGAACATTCATGAggcttttctcctgtgtgtgttaGGAGATGTTTCTTGAGAGCACTCTTCTGTGCAAATTTCTTTTTACAGATTTCACATTCAAAAGGTTTTTCGCCTGTATGTTTTAGCAGATGATTTTTTAGAGTACTCCTTTGTGAAAATTTCTTTTCACAATGTGAACATTGATAAGTTTTTCCTCCTGTGTGTGTCAGAAGATGTCTATTAAAGTTACTCTTATCTGAAAATTTCTTTTCGCAATATGAACATTCataaggtttttctcctgtgtgcGTTAGGAGATGGTTGTTGAGACTACTCCTATGTGTGAATTTCTTTTTACAGTTTTCACATTCAAAAcgtttttctcctgtgtgtgttaGGAGGTGATTATTGAGAGTACTCATTCGTGAAaatttcttttcacaatatGAACATTCataaggtttttctcctgtgtgtgtaAAGAGATGAGTGTTGAGGGTACTCCTATATGGAAATTTCTTTCCACAATGTGAACATTCATGAGGACCTTCTCCTGAGCGTATTAACAGATGAGTTTTTAGAGTACTCCTTTGTGAAAATCTTTCACAATGTGAACGTTCATAATGTTTTTCTCCTTTGTGAGTTCGGAGGTGAATTTTCAAAGAACTTATAAATGAAAATCTCTCTTTACAAAATAAACAGTCAAATTGTTTGTCTCCTTTATGAGTCAAAAGATGGCATTCAAGATCTCTCTTCTGTGTAAATCCTTTCTCACAGAATTCACATCCATGCAGTTTTCCTCCTGTGTGTAAATTGGTTTGTGGAATGGAACATGTGCTTTCACTGGATCTTGGAGATTGATGTAGTCTTTCTCTAGGATGTACTTCATATTGAGATTCACCTTCACCACTTATCAAAGAAGATTGTCCTTCCAATTGATGTCCATTGTCACAGATATCTCCTGATGACATGAAACATGAGAAAATTAAgggtttatttttaattcatactTTCTGTTGTGtgatcttaaaggacaagtccaccccaacaaaaacttgatttgaataaaaagtgaaaaatccatcaagcataacactgaaaatttcatcaaaatcagatgtaaaattaagaaagttatggcattttaaagtttcgcttcatttcacaaaacagttatatgcacatctcagtcggtatgcaaatgaggaactgatgacatcacccactcactatttcttttgtattttattaaatgaaatatttttattttctcgtcattgtcatgtgaaatggaGTTTcatcctccctgaacacgtggaattccattattttaacattttgtgcttcaggcaaggaggtcctaatcatcaaattcataaaagttgaaatattgtataattcaaacaataaaaaacaaaagaaataatgagtgacatcgactctctcatttggatgtaactggctcgttcatataactattttgttaaaaataagcgaaactttgacatgtcataactttcttaccttacatctgattttgatgaaattttcagcactgtgcttgtctgattttt carries:
- the LOC135155031 gene encoding gastrula zinc finger protein XlCGF52.1-like isoform X2 codes for the protein MPSGDICDNGHQLEGQSTLISGAGDICDNGHQLEGQSTLISGAGDICDNGHQLEGQSTLISGEGDICDNGHQLEGQSSLISGEGESQYEVHPRERLHQSPRSSESTCSIPQTNLHTGGKLHGCEFCEKGFTQKRDLECHLLTHKGDKQFDCLFCKERFSFISSLKIHLRTHKGEKHYERSHCERFSQRSTLKTHLLIRSGEGPHECSHCGKKFPYRSTLNTHLFTHTGEKPYECSYCEKKFSRMSTLNNHLLTHTGEKRFECENCKKKFTHRSSLNNHLLTHTGEKPYECSYCEKKFSDKSNFNRHLLTHTGGKTYQCSHCEKKFSQRSTLKNHLLKHTGEKPFECEICKKKFAQKSALKKHLLTHTGEKPHECSHCEKKFARKTDLNIHLSNHTGEKPYECSYCVKKFSHTFKLNRHLLTHIREKNL